From Scatophagus argus isolate fScaArg1 chromosome 2, fScaArg1.pri, whole genome shotgun sequence, a single genomic window includes:
- the tab1 gene encoding TGF-beta-activated kinase 1 and MAP3K7-binding protein 1 isoform X1 codes for MQRAPSNMAAQRRNLMQSHQSWTDDLPLCQMCGVGTSPNCMYGPDGKGTQTHTNEDGHLRFRGEDGCFLYGVFNGYDGSRVASFASQCLTAELLLGQLNSSHTDNDIRRILTQAFDVVEKSYFETIDDALAEKAHLSNYVLPHNENVSFNQLSSQSQKVQERLKELEQEVSGGATAVVALILNNKLYIANVGTNRALLCKSSSDGQNQVLQIGRPHSTDNEEELQRLAALGVDSARVRQAGQIAGQSSTRRLGDYRVKFNYNEIDLLSPAKTRPVIAEPEIHGSHSLDNVTGFLLLMSEGLINALESAHGPEQANQEIVAMVAAALAQQTSLEAAAQSVVDRVKRLHHDVYVSGQQRATYCSRHEDMTLLIRTLNYPLADGALTPTQGGRIYPVSVPYSNSQSTSKTSVTLSLVMPSQSTLTNGTNTASTLEEGTPTPGSQSPTATLQSTNTQTQSSSSSSGDGSLFRQRGSQAAQPDETGRVPPYVDFSQFYRLWGSDHSDGQSTQGGLGPQ; via the exons ATGCAACGCGCACCGTCCAACATGGCGGCCCAGCGCAGGAATTTGATGCAGAGC CATCAGAGCTGGACAGATGACCTGCCGCTGTGCCAGATGTGTGGGGTTGGCACTTCACCCAACTGTATGTACGGCCCTGATGGTAAAGGGACTCAGACCCACACCAATGAGGATGGACACCTCAGATTTAG AGGCGAGGACGGCTGTTTCCTGTATGGAGTTTTTAACGGCTATGATGGCAGCCGAGTGGCCAGTTTTGCTTCCCAGTGTCTGACAGCTGAACTGCTGCTGGGACAGCTGAACTCCAGTCACACAGACAACGACATCCGCAGGATCCTCACACAG GCCTTCGATGTGGTGGAGAAGAGCTACTTTGAGACGATAGACGATGCTCTGGCAGAGAAAGCTCACCTGTCCAACTACGTCCTACCACACAatgag AATGTGTCGTTCAACCAGCTTTCCTCCCAGAGTCAGAAGGTGCAGGAGCGCCTGaaggagctggagcaggaggtGTCAGGAGGAGCTACGGCTGTGGTGGCACTGATCCTCAACAACAAGCTATACATCGCCAATGTTg GTACCAACAGGGCCCTGCTGTGCAAGTCCAGCAGCGACGGCCAGAACCAGGTTCTCCAGATCGGCCGACCGCACAGCACTGACAATGAAGAAGAGCTGCAGAGACTGGCTGCACTGg GTGTGGATTCGGCTCGGGTCAGGCAGGCGGGGCAGATTGCCGGTCAGAGCAGCACGAGGAGGCTCGGAGACTACCGGGTCAAGTTCAACTACAATGAAATTGACTTGCTCAG TCCGGCCAAGACGAGGCCAGTCATCGCAGAGCCAGAGATCCACGGCAGCCACTCTTTGGACAATGTGACAGGCTTCCTGTTGCTGATGTCAGAAGGTCTCATCAACGCCCTCGAGTCCGCCCACGGCCCCGAACAGGCCAATCAG GAAATCGTTGCCATGGTAGCAGCAGCGTTGGCCCAACAGACCAGTCTGGAGGCAGCAGCTCAGTCGGTGGTGGACCGCGTCAAGCGGCTGCATCATGATGTGTACGTGTCCGGCCAGCAGAGGGCGACCTACTGTTCCCGACATGAGGACATGACCCTGCTCATCCGCACGCTCAACTACCCGCTAGCTGACGGAGCTCTGACGCCCACACAGG gtggaCGTATCTACCCGGTGTCAGTGCCCTACTCCAACAGCCAGAGCACCAGTAAAACCAGTGTCACCCTCTCACTGGTCATGCCTTCCCAAAGTACCCTCACCAATGGAACCAACACCGCCTCCACCCTGGAGGAAGGCACCCCCACTCCTGG CAGTCAGAGCCCCACAGCCACCCTCCAGTCCACCAACACCCAGACGCagagctccagctccagctcggGAGACGGAAGCCTGTTCCGCCAGAGAGGCAGCCAGGCGGCTCAGCCCGATGAGACGGGCAGGGTCCCGCCCTATGTGGACTTCAGTCAGTTTTACCGCCTGTGGGGAAGTGACCACAGCGATGGCCAGAGCACCCAGGGGGGACTGGGACCCCAGTGA
- the tab1 gene encoding TGF-beta-activated kinase 1 and MAP3K7-binding protein 1 isoform X2, with product MQRAPSNMAAQRRNLMQSHQSWTDDLPLCQMCGVGTSPNCMYGPDGKGTQTHTNEDGHLRFRGEDGCFLYGVFNGYDGSRVASFASQCLTAELLLGQLNSSHTDNDIRRILTQAFDVVEKSYFETIDDALAEKAHLSNYVLPHNENVSFNQLSSQSQKVQERLKELEQEVSGGATAVVALILNNKLYIANVGTNRALLCKSSSDGQNQVLQIGRPHSTDNEEELQRLAALGVDSARVRQAGQIAGQSSTRRLGDYRVKFNYNEIDLLSPAKTRPVIAEPEIHGSHSLDNVTGFLLLMSEGLINALESAHGPEQANQEIVAMVAAALAQQTSLEAAAQSVVDRVKRLHHDVYVSGQQRATYCSRHEDMTLLIRTLNYPLADGALTPTQGGRIYPVSVPYSNSQSTSKTSVTLSLVMPSQSTLTNGTNTASTLEEGTPTPGQSPTATLQSTNTQTQSSSSSSGDGSLFRQRGSQAAQPDETGRVPPYVDFSQFYRLWGSDHSDGQSTQGGLGPQ from the exons ATGCAACGCGCACCGTCCAACATGGCGGCCCAGCGCAGGAATTTGATGCAGAGC CATCAGAGCTGGACAGATGACCTGCCGCTGTGCCAGATGTGTGGGGTTGGCACTTCACCCAACTGTATGTACGGCCCTGATGGTAAAGGGACTCAGACCCACACCAATGAGGATGGACACCTCAGATTTAG AGGCGAGGACGGCTGTTTCCTGTATGGAGTTTTTAACGGCTATGATGGCAGCCGAGTGGCCAGTTTTGCTTCCCAGTGTCTGACAGCTGAACTGCTGCTGGGACAGCTGAACTCCAGTCACACAGACAACGACATCCGCAGGATCCTCACACAG GCCTTCGATGTGGTGGAGAAGAGCTACTTTGAGACGATAGACGATGCTCTGGCAGAGAAAGCTCACCTGTCCAACTACGTCCTACCACACAatgag AATGTGTCGTTCAACCAGCTTTCCTCCCAGAGTCAGAAGGTGCAGGAGCGCCTGaaggagctggagcaggaggtGTCAGGAGGAGCTACGGCTGTGGTGGCACTGATCCTCAACAACAAGCTATACATCGCCAATGTTg GTACCAACAGGGCCCTGCTGTGCAAGTCCAGCAGCGACGGCCAGAACCAGGTTCTCCAGATCGGCCGACCGCACAGCACTGACAATGAAGAAGAGCTGCAGAGACTGGCTGCACTGg GTGTGGATTCGGCTCGGGTCAGGCAGGCGGGGCAGATTGCCGGTCAGAGCAGCACGAGGAGGCTCGGAGACTACCGGGTCAAGTTCAACTACAATGAAATTGACTTGCTCAG TCCGGCCAAGACGAGGCCAGTCATCGCAGAGCCAGAGATCCACGGCAGCCACTCTTTGGACAATGTGACAGGCTTCCTGTTGCTGATGTCAGAAGGTCTCATCAACGCCCTCGAGTCCGCCCACGGCCCCGAACAGGCCAATCAG GAAATCGTTGCCATGGTAGCAGCAGCGTTGGCCCAACAGACCAGTCTGGAGGCAGCAGCTCAGTCGGTGGTGGACCGCGTCAAGCGGCTGCATCATGATGTGTACGTGTCCGGCCAGCAGAGGGCGACCTACTGTTCCCGACATGAGGACATGACCCTGCTCATCCGCACGCTCAACTACCCGCTAGCTGACGGAGCTCTGACGCCCACACAGG gtggaCGTATCTACCCGGTGTCAGTGCCCTACTCCAACAGCCAGAGCACCAGTAAAACCAGTGTCACCCTCTCACTGGTCATGCCTTCCCAAAGTACCCTCACCAATGGAACCAACACCGCCTCCACCCTGGAGGAAGGCACCCCCACTCCTGG TCAGAGCCCCACAGCCACCCTCCAGTCCACCAACACCCAGACGCagagctccagctccagctcggGAGACGGAAGCCTGTTCCGCCAGAGAGGCAGCCAGGCGGCTCAGCCCGATGAGACGGGCAGGGTCCCGCCCTATGTGGACTTCAGTCAGTTTTACCGCCTGTGGGGAAGTGACCACAGCGATGGCCAGAGCACCCAGGGGGGACTGGGACCCCAGTGA